The stretch of DNA AAGATGTGACTTCACCCTTGCCATTAACTCCCGGGGGCTGAAGGGTTTTATAACGTAGTCGTCTGCTCCGGATTTAAACCCCTTTAAGATGTCCTTTTCATAGCTCTTTGCCGTCAGCATTATTATGGGGATGTCCGAGTTTTCCCGTATCATTACCGCTATGTCTTCACCGTCCATATCGGGAAGCGTGAGATCAAGAATGATTAAATCAGGGCTGTGGCTCATCATGTTAAGGCCGTCAGAGCCGGTTTGGGCATACAACGCCTCATAGCCCTCCTTTTTAAGATACATAATTACAATTTCGGCTATGTTTTTTTCGTCTTCTATTAGTAAGATTTTTTTCATTTAGGAGTTAAACAAGTTTATCATCTATATTATAAAAAGACAAGAAATTTATTTCCCTGTCCTGAAGCCCTTAATTACATGAACCAATTTCCAGATATCCAGTGAGGTAAGGGCATTATTCCATGCAGGCATACCGTAAGCTTTTGAACCGTGTGAAATTAAATTATAAATTTCACCATCCGTACTACCGTGCCTGAACTTCCCGGATGTAAAATCAACAGCTTTCATAGTCTCCCCACTGCCGTTGCCTCTACTGCCATGACATGCGGCACAGTGGGCTGCATATAGCGATTTACCCTCCTCCATCGCTTTAGCGTCAGGCTTTACAGGGTTTTTTAGCTTTTGATACTTTTTATGGCTATGCGCACCACTTTGATGACCATCTGAGTTTTCCTCATGAGCATACACAAAAACAGCTGCCATTAAAACCAAAGTCAACACTGTAATCAGTACCGTTTTTCCAAAACTATTCATAAACTGTGTAACCTCCTTATTTTTCTAAGACTTCTGCAAGAAATATTTGTTTTAACTCAAACTACTGTCTATTATAAGAAAAAAATGTGAATAAATTATGAATTTTCTCCTCTTTAATAAAGACTAATTGTATTCATATTTTATTCATAATTGAGTGTTACTATGAATCATTGTCTAAGAAGGAGGGGGCAATAGGACAATATCAGTTGTTTTGTAAATAAAAAAAATATAGGAGGTTTCAATGAAAAATGTTAATTCAGTAAGGTTGTTTCTGATTTTGTTAGCAATAACTGTAACAACTCTAATGGTAGGAGGATGTGCCGGGTTAGAACAGGCACATCATGAATATTTGATGAAGGGAACTATCTTAGAAAAAACAGGCGATGAGGTGTATCTTTGTATAGGTACTAAAGATGGAGCTCAGGTTGGCCAGGAATTGAACGTGTATCTAACCAGAAGAGTTATCGGCAAGGGCACACACACAGATTGGGAGCGTGTGTTTACGGGAAAAGTAAAAATCACGGAAATTGTTGATGAACATTTTGCAAAAGGTAAGGTTATCTCTGGAACAGTTAAGGAAAATGATATAGCCGAATTGTGATAATGTTTATTGCCTATGTAGATAACTCCGTTAATAGAAAAACTGGATTCCTGCTTTCGCAGGAATGACAGAAACAGATAATCCCATCCTCTGTCATTCCCGCCTACGAGCGGGAATCCAGTCCCTTTTTCTACTTTGAAAAACATAGAAACATGCCTACTTAGAAACCTGAAAACACTCTGCCGGAATTAACTCCGTAAACATTTAAACTTTTTAATGCAGCCTCACAGAAAATTCATAATTTATTCACAATTGTGTGATAGGATAATAATAGATTAAAAAACAAAAACAGGGGGTACAACAAAATGAGAGTTTCTAAAATTAAGTTTCTGACACTGTCGTTACTGATGATTTTAGTCTTATCATTAGCTGTTTATGGTAGTGGTATGGCAATGATGGGTGGTGGCGGCGGTTCTCAAGGCAATGGTGGTGGCATGGGCAATGGCGGTGGCATGGGCAATGGCGGAGGTATGGGCAATGGTGGTGGCATGGGCAATGGCGGAGGTATGGGCAATGGCGGAGGTATGGGACATCAACCCCCACCTGATAATAGAACAGGTTCAGATATGGGAAATGGCCACTTATATTAGTCGTATAACTCTGCTGAATATATAAAAATCCCTCTATGAGCAGTCTTTTAGACTGCTCCGACTGGGGTTAGTTTTCACCTTAAAATGCCCAGTCATAGTCCTCTTCCTCTACGACTTTTTCCTGTCCGGAAATGTAATATGTGGGATCATATATTTTTATGCCAAGCTCAATGGCTGCTGCCTCATCGGCGCCAAAGATAGAGGCATAGTCGCCGTGAAATCCATCACAAATCCCTTGAACTGAACACATTTTACACTTAGCTGAATAACAATAATCACACTGGCTTGTCCTTACCAGCGCATTGTCTCTGTAAAAGTCCTCCTCACGGTTGCCTCTGCCCAGTTTTTGTTTGACCGTGTTTACGGCAAAACTAATCTCCCGGTAAAGCGCCTCTATCGGGGCACGTGTGTGTGGATATGTCCGTATTAACTTCTGAACGGCATCTGTTGCAAACTTAAGTGCTACCGGAAACTGCATAGTTTCAAGCGATATAGTCCTGCGGTCCACAGGTTTTGTAATCTCTCCATCTCTCATTCTCTGGGGCTTTAACGCTGTCCATGACCATGAGACATAATCCCATTCATGAAGGTCATAGGGATTTTGTTGAAAGTTATATATGTTTTTTCTATGCCTTTCCTCTGCCATACACATTGGCAAATACCGGACATTACACTCTATCCCGACATCCTCAAGATAATCCATTGCAGGAGTTAGATACGCTTTTACATCCGTATAATTTGCCACATTTCCATCCGACAGTTTATCGCTGTTGTGCTGGTCCTCAAACGGATTAAATGTTATAAAGTTTACCACTCGTGCTCCTGTATTATGGGCTAACTCTGAAATAGCCATAAGCTCAGGCAGTGTTGTTTTACTTAACACACAGTTAAATCTAAACGGAATATTCTCAGCTACGATGTTCTCCAGTGCCGCCATCTGCTTTTTACTTGCTCCCTTTACTCCGACCAAAGAGTCATAGTTATCACCTAACCCGTGCACACTGATAAGCAGATCTCGTACGCCGGCTGCTTTTAACTCGCTGCACCGTGTCCTTTTGCAAAGCAATACAGCGTTAGTGATAAGGGTCGGTAAAAGCCCGATATTGCGGCAGTGTTGGGTAAGTTCCAAAATTTCTCTGTACAGCGTCGGCTCACCGCCCTGAATATCTATAGCATTGTTGTGGTAAAAATCAACAAGACAGGAGCATATTGCCTTTGCCTTTTCAAGTGTCATAAAAGGATGCTCTTTGTGTGATGCTGATTCTATCCTTTCAAGAAAATAACAGAATTGACAACGCAAATTGCATGTCTGCCCAAGCCACAACACTGCCCGCTTGTTTAACACCCGTTTATGTGTTTTCTTATATCCGTTGGTTCCGGTATTCATCCTCTGGCCCTCATAGTACTCTACAACTATGTCTTAATTCCTGTAAATATAAAAATATATTTTCTTTAACCATTTTAGTGAGCCGATTTGCTTTCTAAGTCTGTCTGAGCCGCTTTCGCCAATAACGAGTCTTACAGCTATTATAAGGATATCGTTAAACATGAAAGGATATACACTCATCCCTTTTAACATCATCATGAGTCCTTTCAGGTAATGCTTCTGACAGATACATCTGTCGGCATTAAGCATAAACACTTTGGAAAGTCTCTTTCTAAACTGAGAAGAAGGCACGCTATGGCGGTATTTTTCTATCACTGCGGCCTCATCTGTAACCATCCTTTCAACGTGTTTTGATATATTGCCCTCATGTATTCTAATGTTTACAAGGGCCCTTTGTGTGCCCATGATTTTATAGTGTTTCAGTACCCTAAGCCAAAGGTCGTAGTCCTCAGGGCCTTTAAGGGATTCATCAAAGAGGCCGCATTTTTCAAACACCTCACGCTTTACCAAAACCGTAGAAGGCATTATGAAATTAATCGTACTAAAGAGCCGCTGAAAGCTGACCGGTTTCAAGTCGTCAAATCTTGCGGCATTTCTGTTTACATCAAGCAGACCGGTATCGCTAAAGGTGTTGTAGTCGCAAAACACCATACCGGTATTGTCTGACAGATATAGGATTTTAATCAGAGATTGCAGCATATCACAGTTCCAGTAGTCATCGGCATCGCAAAAGGCGATGCAGTTTCCGGTTGCAAGAGCAAGCCCTGCGTTCCTTGCTGCCGAGGGACCATTGTTTTTTTGATAAACATATTTAATTACGCCTTGTTCAGCTAACGGCGCTAACACAGCTTTGGTATCGTCGGTGGAACCGTCGTCAATTACAAGCGTTTCAATATTTTTGTGGGTTTGACTGAGTATGCTGTCAATGGCTTTGCACACATATTTGCTGCGATTAAATGTGGGGATTATCACTGTGACCTTTACTGTGTCTCCGCCGTTATCAAACATCAGGTTGCACCATCTCTCTACTTGTTTTTTAGCCTTTCATATACATCCTCAAACATCGAGGCTATCTCTTTGAACACTGCTAAAATATTGGGATCAAAGTGATTTGGCTTTGTTCTGTTATCACCTTCTGTTATAATTTTAAATGTGGTTGTATGGTCAAAGCAGGGTTTATATCCTCTGCGGTTTCTGAGTGCATCGTAGCAATCTGCTATAGCTGTAATTCTGCCGCCAATGTGTATGGATTCATGTGCCAGCCCGTAAGGATAGCCACTGCCATCCCATTTCTCATGATGTGTCATAGCTATGACGCGTGCCAGTTCAAGTCTTTTGTGATTCCCTATAATATTGGCTGCAAACACTGGATGTTGTTTCATCTCAACCCACTGCTCATGAGTTAATGCCACGGGTTTTCTCAGGATGTCCGGATGTACGTGGATTTTACCAACATCATGCAGCGTTGCCTGAAGCCTTATATCTTTTACAAAGGAATCAGGCATGTTCATTTTCTTTGCTAACAGGGCACAGTACTCTCCCACTCTGTAAATGTGATTCCCGGTGTCATCATCGTTTGCCTCAGATGCCCTTGCAAGAGCATGTACGGTATATTCAAAAGACTTCTCGGTTTCTTTAATTTGCACTGACAGTGACCTCATAAAAAGTGTTTGTACTACAAGAGTTTCTAAAACGGCAGCGTCGTATATAGTTACATCCCGTCCGTAATTTAGCGCAACAATTACAAGTGCATCGCTCAGGTAACAGATAAGGTTTTCAGCAGATATGTTATACCTCTTAAGGTTTTCAACAAGTGGAGCAAATGTTTTTTCCTGAGCAGGATTATTGCTGTAAAAAATGCTTGAGCTTTCTGTTCCCTCTGTCATAAACCATGCGTCTAAAACAAACGGATGCCTTTGGATTTTATTAGTATATCCATACCGATACCACTTATAATTTTTTTTATCCTCGATAACTCGCACAAGTATTATCAGGGGCTTATCATACATTTTGTCTGACTTTCTGACAATCTGCTCCACCATCATATCCAGCACGGGCATAAATCTGAAATTTAGCGTGTTCACCGATTTAATAAGACTCCCACCAGCAACGGTCAAACTGTTAATGTTGCTGTAGGCTGCCTTAAGCGCATCATTTAACTGCTTGACTTTAAGAAGGTTGGCAATCCTTGCCAGTACCTCATCTTTATTGAAAGGTTTCGTTATAAAGTCCTCAGCCCCTGACTCTATGCCGGTTATTCTGTCTGACTTAGAGTGTAAAGATGTCAGCATTATTACAGGAATGTCTCTAAGGTCATCGCTTTCTTTAATCTCTTTGCATACATCAAACCCAGTCATTCCTGGCATCATTACGTCAAGAAGAACAAGATCAATTTTCACGGATTTGATTTTTGTAAGTGCAGATTCACCATCAGCCGCCATAATCAGCTCATAGCCCTTTGGCACTAGTATGTTTTTAAGAAGGTGGAGATTTACCTCCTCATCGTCAACACAGAGGATTATAGGTTTATTGGGATTCATGAATTTGACTCAGGACTTTTTTTACAATCTCAGGCAGTGCCCTGGTATCAAGTGGCTTCGTTACATATCCGTTAAACCCGGCCTCAAGAGCCTTTTCTCTGTCTCCTTTCATAGCAAAAGAGGTGACAGCAATTACCTTGAGGTCTCTATGTTTTGGATTGTCACGCAACTGATGCAGAACCTCAAAACCATCCATAAGCGGCATTTGTATGTCAAGAAGCACTACATCAACCGTATGTTCCTCAATCATCCTCAGCCCCTCAACCCCGTCTGCAGCCTCCCACACCTGATAGCCATTAGCTTTCAATATCTGTCTCTCAAGTGCCCGATTCTGCTCGTTATCTTCTACAATAAGAACGTTTTGCATAACGCAAGCCCTCCTGTTCTGTTGACGGATGTATGCATCATGTGCTCTGGCTGACAGGAAGTGTAAATATAAATTTACTTCCTGCCCCAGGCACGCTCTCTACCCATATGCTGCCTTTGTGAAGTTCAACCAGTTTTTTTGTAAGAGCCAACCCAAGCCCTGTACCTTCATATTTCTTGCTATAAACGGATTCCAACTGGGTAAACTCTGTAAATAACTTTGGTATATCCTCAGAGCTTATCCCTATCCCTGTGTCAATGACACTTACCTCTACGTCATTGGTGTCAGGTATTTTTCTTGCAGCCACAGTTACCGTGCCGCCTTTGGGAGTAAATTTTACTGCATTACTAATAAGATTAAATAGCACCTGTTTGATTTTTCTCTCATCAACCTCTAGTGGAATATTCATATCCGGTGACATCTCAACTGTTAACCTAAGTCCATTTTTCATTGCTCTCTCTTTGTGCATGATAAGCGATGAATCTATCAGTTCCCCTAAAGATAGCAATTCAAATTCTGTTTCTAACTTTCCTGATTCAACCTTAGAAAGATCCAGGATGTCGTTTATCAGGTTTAACAGGTGTCTGCCGGCTGAAAGTATGTACCGGATATTTTCGTGCTGCTGCTCATTAAGGGGCCCTGGCAGTTCATCCTCCAAAACCTCCGAAAACCCTATTATAGAATTAAGCGGAGTTCTCAACTCATGGCTCATATTGGCAAGAAAATCAGACTTCACCCTGTTAGCAGTAACTGCCGCCTCTTTTGCCTCTATTAGCTCTTTTAGCGCTCTGATTCTGTCTGTGATGTCCTCCGAGATGCCAAGCAGATATTGCGTATTTCCTCCGCCGTTTAATATAGGTATTTTTTTTGTATGGAGAATTCTCTCACCTAAAATTTTCGTTTTTATCGGTTCCTCAGGAATGTCAACAAGCTGCTTACTAACAATTACTTCCATGTCTTTTTCTGTAAAGAAATCGGCCTGGTTACGAGAGAAAATGTCGTGATCAGTTTTACCAATTAATTCATCTTCTCCGTAACCCAACAGTTTTTGTCCTGCCTTGTTGACTCTTACAAAACGCAGTTCTGTTGCATCCTTAACAAAAATCATGTATGGGATGTTATCTATTATGTTAGATAAAAATGCTTCACTATTCCGTAATTTTTCCTGCATTTCTTTCCTTGCAGTGATGTCCCGTGCAGCTCCTATGTATTGAATTACTCTCCCATCTTTGTCCCGGACCGGAAATCCACGGCCCCAAATCCACCTGACAGTGCCGTCCGGGTGAACGATACGGTACTCGTTATCAAAGGGTTGTCCGGTTTTTAGAATTTCCAGTTCGGCGATAACCCGTCCAACGTCATCCCGATGGATGGCATCTAAGAAGGACCTTGGATTTTCATACAGACTTGTCATTGAGCGTTTCCATATACGCTCGTATCCGGGGCTGATATAATACATCTTTTCAACTTTCGGATCTGTTATCCAGAAAACCTCGACTATATTTTCTGTAATAAGCCTGAAAAATTCCTCTTTTTCCCTCAGATTTTCATTAGTATTCTGAAGCAGCATATCTGTCTTATGCTTGTAGATAGCCATATCTATAGTAATTTCGAGTTCCTTTTGTGTAAAAGGTTTAACTATGTAGCCGTAGGGTTCCGTAATCTTAGCTCTTTCCACAAGAGGCTGCTCCGTGTGGCTTGTCATGTAAACGACAGGTATGTGAAAAGTATTGTAAATATAAGAGGCAGCTTCTATGCCGTCCATTTTCCCTGCCAATGCTATATCCATAACTACAGCATCAGGTTTGTTTACTCTTATGTTCTCGATCGCCTCCTCTGCCGAGGTTAACATTGAGGTTATCTGATACCCTCTTCTGTTTAAATATTTACTTATAATCCCGGTAGTAACCGGATCGTCATCCACAACTAATACCTTATTAGCAGCCATAACTTTCACCCCCCCTCAGAAAAATTGCTACACTGTGGCGTCTGTATCAGTGCTTACATTTAAACCTATCAGAAACTCAGCACAGCCGTCAATATTATGAACCGTTAAACTGCCGCCCATATTGGTCTCAATTATCGTTCCGGTTTCATAAATGAAGGAGAGCAGAAGAATTATTTTATGCTGAAGCTTGATATTCACAGACCCCCTCCTCATGAGCATTTCTGGCAAGACATTCTACTCATGCCTCCAACCCCTGTCTTTAAGGGCAGCAGTGACTGAAGCCACATATCCCCACTCCTAAGTGAATAATAACAAAAACACGGAGTACTTTGCAATATTTATTCAATAAAATACAGCAATCTCGTGTATAATATGAAACGTGGTAAAGAAAAAGAGTAAAGGAAATTTTCTTAAAAAGGCACTTTATTTATTAATAACCGCTGTGCTTATTTATGTAACGATTTTTGGTTTCTATCCGCGGTATAAAAAGCAAATTTCCCCGCTCGTTAGAAAGGTTCCGTACTTAGACAAGATTTACAAACCTGTCGGCACTCCGATAAAAGCCCGCGTGGTTAGAGTATATGACGGAGACACGGTTGTTGTGGCTCCGTTTGAGGGAAACAAGCGCTTTATTTGCCGCCTTTACGGAATTGACGCTCCTGAGGTCTCAAGCATGTCGCAAAAAGGACAGCCCTTCGCTGTGGAGGCTTTGCAGGAATTAAAAAAGTTAGTTTCAGGATACACGGTTGAAGTTACCACTACAGGGGATAGTTCTTACAATCGGGAGATATGTCTGATTACCAGAGACGGACTTGACATAAATCTTGAAATGGTAAAAAGAGGATACGCATGGGCATACGTTAAGTATCTAAAGAAGGAGGACTCAGGCAGGTACGTGGATGCCAAAATTGCGGCAAGTGAAAAGAAACTCGGACTGTGGCGGCAAAAAGACCCCGAGCCTCCGTGGGAATTCAGAAAAAAACATGAGTTTAAGTAAGCGGAGATTTTTAAATTTTATACCCTTTATTATAATAGTGTCGTTATTGTATAATTGAGTGTTCCTTTTTTAAACCATAACTATAGTGAATTATACAGGAGATGAGTGATAAGCGAATGCCTAAGACAGCCGGTATAGTGATTATAGGGGATGAGGTACTCTCCGGTAAAGTGGAGGAGTGTAATGCCTACTATATGGCAAAGGGGCTCAGGGCTAAGGGAATAATCGTAAGGCGTATCAGCGTTATCCCTGATGAGGTGCCAGTCATTGCCGGGGAGGTAAAAAAGTTTGCAGCCGACTATGACATCGTGTTTACCTCTGGCGGACTTGGGCCCACACATGACGATGTCACTATCGAGGGTATTGCTAAAGGCTTTGGCGTGCACGTGGTAACTGAACATTCCCTGCACACTTTCCTCTACAACCGGTACGGCAGCAAGCTGACCCCCGAAAGAAGCAAGATGGCTGAGGTTCCGGAGGGAGCCACCGTGATTTCACATGAGGATATACGTTTTCCTCTCATAAAGTTTAAAAACATTTATATACTACCAGGACTCCCTGAGTTTCTCAGAGACAAGTTTGACGTCATAATATCCTATTACAACGAAAATCCAATAGCGCTGAAGAAAGTATATTTCAACGAGTATGAATCGGAACTAGCGCCGTTTATTAATGAAGTCGTATCTAAAAATCCGGATGTTAAAATCGGCTCTTATCCGGTTTTAAATGAAGAGAGCTATATGGTTTATCTGACCTTAGAGTCTTTTGATTCCAGTGCCGTTGACCGCGCCGTTGACATGATCACACAGAGCAAGTACCGTGACAAGATTGTCCAAATAAAGTAACATAAGGGGGGTGAGTGCAGGTGACTAAATTGAAACCTTTTTTAACCGAAGAGCAGATCGCAATTAAAGTGAAAGAACTCGCAGCAGAGATAAATAAAGACTTCGGAACTGAACACTTTATAGCCATAGGAATACTAAAAGGCGCCTTTATGTTCTTTGCCGACTTGATTCGCCATATAAAAGCGCCTCTTTCGATTGATTTTATAATTTCATCAAGCTATGTGGATACCAGCACATCTGGTGAGGTTACAATTCACTCTGACATCAGAGCGGACATTGCAGGTAAGGACGTCCTGCTAATTGAAGATATCGTTGATACGGGGATATCGCTTAACAAAATCCGTGAAAGAATTCTGCAAAAGTCTCCCAAAACACTTAAAACGTGCGTGCTCTTAGATAAAAAAGACAGACGCATTGTTGACGTTCCGGTTGATTACACCGGATTTGTCATCCCTGATGAGTTTGTAATTGGCTACGGTGTTGATTACAACGACAGTTATAGAAATCTTCCCTACATAGGGATTTTAAAACACTAAGAAAGAGGAACTAT from Nitrospirota bacterium encodes:
- the hpt gene encoding hypoxanthine phosphoribosyltransferase, which translates into the protein MQVTKLKPFLTEEQIAIKVKELAAEINKDFGTEHFIAIGILKGAFMFFADLIRHIKAPLSIDFIISSSYVDTSTSGEVTIHSDIRADIAGKDVLLIEDIVDTGISLNKIRERILQKSPKTLKTCVLLDKKDRRIVDVPVDYTGFVIPDEFVIGYGVDYNDSYRNLPYIGILKH
- a CDS encoding competence/damage-inducible protein A, whose protein sequence is MPKTAGIVIIGDEVLSGKVEECNAYYMAKGLRAKGIIVRRISVIPDEVPVIAGEVKKFAADYDIVFTSGGLGPTHDDVTIEGIAKGFGVHVVTEHSLHTFLYNRYGSKLTPERSKMAEVPEGATVISHEDIRFPLIKFKNIYILPGLPEFLRDKFDVIISYYNENPIALKKVYFNEYESELAPFINEVVSKNPDVKIGSYPVLNEESYMVYLTLESFDSSAVDRAVDMITQSKYRDKIVQIK
- a CDS encoding glycosyltransferase family 2 protein, whose product is MFDNGGDTVKVTVIIPTFNRSKYVCKAIDSILSQTHKNIETLVIDDGSTDDTKAVLAPLAEQGVIKYVYQKNNGPSAARNAGLALATGNCIAFCDADDYWNCDMLQSLIKILYLSDNTGMVFCDYNTFSDTGLLDVNRNAARFDDLKPVSFQRLFSTINFIMPSTVLVKREVFEKCGLFDESLKGPEDYDLWLRVLKHYKIMGTQRALVNIRIHEGNISKHVERMVTDEAAVIEKYRHSVPSSQFRKRLSKVFMLNADRCICQKHYLKGLMMMLKGMSVYPFMFNDILIIAVRLVIGESGSDRLRKQIGSLKWLKKIYFYIYRN
- a CDS encoding thermonuclease family protein; translated protein: MVKKKSKGNFLKKALYLLITAVLIYVTIFGFYPRYKKQISPLVRKVPYLDKIYKPVGTPIKARVVRVYDGDTVVVAPFEGNKRFICRLYGIDAPEVSSMSQKGQPFAVEALQELKKLVSGYTVEVTTTGDSSYNREICLITRDGLDINLEMVKRGYAWAYVKYLKKEDSGRYVDAKIAASEKKLGLWRQKDPEPPWEFRKKHEFK
- a CDS encoding radical SAM protein — encoded protein: MNTGTNGYKKTHKRVLNKRAVLWLGQTCNLRCQFCYFLERIESASHKEHPFMTLEKAKAICSCLVDFYHNNAIDIQGGEPTLYREILELTQHCRNIGLLPTLITNAVLLCKRTRCSELKAAGVRDLLISVHGLGDNYDSLVGVKGASKKQMAALENIVAENIPFRFNCVLSKTTLPELMAISELAHNTGARVVNFITFNPFEDQHNSDKLSDGNVANYTDVKAYLTPAMDYLEDVGIECNVRYLPMCMAEERHRKNIYNFQQNPYDLHEWDYVSWSWTALKPQRMRDGEITKPVDRRTISLETMQFPVALKFATDAVQKLIRTYPHTRAPIEALYREISFAVNTVKQKLGRGNREEDFYRDNALVRTSQCDYCYSAKCKMCSVQGICDGFHGDYASIFGADEAAAIELGIKIYDPTYYISGQEKVVEEEDYDWAF
- a CDS encoding response regulator; translated protein: MNPNKPIILCVDDEEVNLHLLKNILVPKGYELIMAADGESALTKIKSVKIDLVLLDVMMPGMTGFDVCKEIKESDDLRDIPVIMLTSLHSKSDRITGIESGAEDFITKPFNKDEVLARIANLLKVKQLNDALKAAYSNINSLTVAGGSLIKSVNTLNFRFMPVLDMMVEQIVRKSDKMYDKPLIILVRVIEDKKNYKWYRYGYTNKIQRHPFVLDAWFMTEGTESSSIFYSNNPAQEKTFAPLVENLKRYNISAENLICYLSDALVIVALNYGRDVTIYDAAVLETLVVQTLFMRSLSVQIKETEKSFEYTVHALARASEANDDDTGNHIYRVGEYCALLAKKMNMPDSFVKDIRLQATLHDVGKIHVHPDILRKPVALTHEQWVEMKQHPVFAANIIGNHKRLELARVIAMTHHEKWDGSGYPYGLAHESIHIGGRITAIADCYDALRNRRGYKPCFDHTTTFKIITEGDNRTKPNHFDPNILAVFKEIASMFEDVYERLKNK
- a CDS encoding response regulator transcription factor; its protein translation is MKKILLIEDEKNIAEIVIMYLKKEGYEALYAQTGSDGLNMMSHSPDLIILDLTLPDMDGEDIAVMIRENSDIPIIMLTAKSYEKDILKGFKSGADDYVIKPFSPRELMARVKSHLRRSGNRNAATSFNNGCLLIDKQMASLNGTVLPLTQTEFKILTALSEHPGRVLSREQLLSIALGYDFEGSDRAVDAHVKNLRRKLGDDNKNPVFIKTVYGEGYSFSGVRDED
- a CDS encoding PAS domain S-box protein gives rise to the protein MAANKVLVVDDDPVTTGIISKYLNRRGYQITSMLTSAEEAIENIRVNKPDAVVMDIALAGKMDGIEAASYIYNTFHIPVVYMTSHTEQPLVERAKITEPYGYIVKPFTQKELEITIDMAIYKHKTDMLLQNTNENLREKEEFFRLITENIVEVFWITDPKVEKMYYISPGYERIWKRSMTSLYENPRSFLDAIHRDDVGRVIAELEILKTGQPFDNEYRIVHPDGTVRWIWGRGFPVRDKDGRVIQYIGAARDITARKEMQEKLRNSEAFLSNIIDNIPYMIFVKDATELRFVRVNKAGQKLLGYGEDELIGKTDHDIFSRNQADFFTEKDMEVIVSKQLVDIPEEPIKTKILGERILHTKKIPILNGGGNTQYLLGISEDITDRIRALKELIEAKEAAVTANRVKSDFLANMSHELRTPLNSIIGFSEVLEDELPGPLNEQQHENIRYILSAGRHLLNLINDILDLSKVESGKLETEFELLSLGELIDSSLIMHKERAMKNGLRLTVEMSPDMNIPLEVDERKIKQVLFNLISNAVKFTPKGGTVTVAARKIPDTNDVEVSVIDTGIGISSEDIPKLFTEFTQLESVYSKKYEGTGLGLALTKKLVELHKGSIWVESVPGAGSKFIFTLPVSQST
- a CDS encoding response regulator; translated protein: MQNVLIVEDNEQNRALERQILKANGYQVWEAADGVEGLRMIEEHTVDVVLLDIQMPLMDGFEVLHQLRDNPKHRDLKVIAVTSFAMKGDREKALEAGFNGYVTKPLDTRALPEIVKKVLSQIHESQ
- a CDS encoding c-type cytochrome, which translates into the protein MNSFGKTVLITVLTLVLMAAVFVYAHEENSDGHQSGAHSHKKYQKLKNPVKPDAKAMEEGKSLYAAHCAACHGSRGNGSGETMKAVDFTSGKFRHGSTDGEIYNLISHGSKAYGMPAWNNALTSLDIWKLVHVIKGFRTGK